In one Bradyrhizobium sp. 4 genomic region, the following are encoded:
- a CDS encoding efflux RND transporter permease subunit, giving the protein MKRFNLSAWAVSHPTLILFLMLILGVAGFFSYQKLGRAEDPFFTVKVVNVSVLWPGATAQEMQAQVADPIEKKIQELPYFEKVQTYSKPGFTALQVTFRDSTPPKDVPYLFYLLRKKLADVQGQLPSGILGPVVNDEFSDVDSILYMMTGDGADYAQLKKVSEGFRQRLLKVPGVTKVDVYGNQDERIFVEFSHAKLATLGITPQALFDSLAKQNNVTPAGTVETSSQRVPLRVTGALDGAKAVAETPVESNGRVFRLGDIATVTHGYVDPPSFIVRQEGKAAIGIGVVTAKGANILDLGKEVEKATAEFMKAVPQGVDIKLIADQPKVVEHAVSEFVHSFMEALVIVLFVSFLALGWRTGIVVALSVPLVLGIVFVVMNTMSLDLHRITLGALIIALGLLVDDAIIAVEMMVVKMEQGWDRMRAASFAWESTAFPMLTGTLVTAAGFLPIGFANSAVGEYAGSIFWIVAIALVASWFVAVIFTPYIGVMLLPNIKVHHNHDPHAVYETRMYRGLRAIVQWCVNHRITVVAATVGVFIASIVGFGHVQQQFFPLSERPELFLQLRLPEGTAFNVTEKAVKKAETMLKDDKDIETYTAYVGQGSPRFWLGLNPQLPNEAFAEIVIVAKGVEARERIKAKLENAVADGALNEARVRVDRFNFGPPVGFPVQFRVIGPDANKVREIAYQVRDVMRQNKSVKDVQLDWNEQSPYLKLVVDQDRARAMGLTPQDVSQALSMLISGSQVTTVRDGIEKVGVVARAVSSERLDLGAVGDLTITSRNGVAVPLQQIAKIEYAHEEPIMWRRNRDMAITVRSDVVDGVQAPDVTGQIAPKLKAIKDNLEPAYRIEAGGAFEESAKGNASIFILFPLMVMVMLTLLMFQLQSFSRLILVFLTAPLGIVGASFGLNIANAPFGFVALLGLIALAGMIMRNAVILVDQIETDVSHGLTRREAIVEATVRRARPVVLTALAAILAMIPLSRSAFWGPMAITIMGGLFVATFLTLLYLPGLYALWFRKSLDEAGTPEQPAAPQHGSDDQNAISLAEAAE; this is encoded by the coding sequence ATGAAGCGCTTCAATCTTTCGGCCTGGGCCGTCAGCCATCCGACGCTGATCCTGTTCCTGATGCTCATTCTCGGCGTCGCCGGATTCTTCTCCTATCAGAAGCTCGGCCGTGCCGAGGATCCGTTCTTCACGGTCAAGGTGGTCAACGTCTCCGTGCTCTGGCCGGGCGCGACCGCGCAGGAAATGCAGGCGCAGGTCGCCGATCCCATCGAGAAGAAGATCCAGGAGCTGCCTTACTTCGAGAAGGTGCAGACCTATTCCAAGCCCGGCTTTACCGCGCTCCAGGTCACCTTCCGCGACTCCACGCCGCCGAAGGACGTGCCGTATCTTTTTTATCTGCTGCGCAAGAAGCTGGCCGACGTACAGGGCCAGCTGCCCTCGGGGATTTTGGGGCCCGTCGTCAACGACGAATTCTCCGACGTCGATTCCATCCTCTACATGATGACCGGCGACGGCGCCGACTACGCCCAGCTCAAGAAGGTCTCGGAGGGTTTCCGTCAGCGACTCCTGAAGGTGCCGGGCGTGACCAAGGTCGACGTCTACGGCAACCAGGATGAGCGCATCTTCGTCGAGTTCAGCCATGCCAAGCTCGCCACTCTCGGCATCACGCCGCAGGCGCTGTTCGATTCGCTCGCCAAGCAGAACAACGTGACGCCGGCCGGCACGGTCGAGACCTCTTCTCAACGCGTGCCGCTGCGCGTCACCGGAGCGCTCGACGGCGCCAAGGCCGTCGCCGAAACCCCGGTCGAGAGCAACGGCCGCGTGTTCCGCCTCGGCGACATCGCCACCGTCACCCATGGTTACGTCGACCCGCCGAGCTTCATCGTGCGCCAGGAAGGCAAGGCCGCGATCGGCATCGGCGTCGTCACCGCCAAGGGCGCCAACATCCTCGATCTCGGCAAGGAGGTCGAGAAGGCGACGGCTGAATTCATGAAGGCGGTGCCGCAGGGCGTCGACATCAAGCTGATCGCCGACCAGCCCAAGGTGGTCGAGCACGCCGTCAGCGAATTCGTGCACTCCTTCATGGAAGCCCTCGTCATCGTGCTGTTCGTGTCGTTCCTGGCGCTCGGCTGGCGCACCGGCATTGTGGTCGCGCTGTCGGTGCCGCTGGTGCTCGGCATCGTCTTCGTCGTCATGAACACGATGTCGCTCGATCTGCACCGCATCACGCTGGGTGCGCTGATCATCGCGCTCGGCCTGCTGGTGGATGACGCCATCATCGCGGTCGAGATGATGGTGGTGAAGATGGAGCAGGGCTGGGACCGCATGCGTGCGGCGTCCTTTGCCTGGGAATCCACTGCGTTTCCGATGCTCACGGGAACGCTGGTCACGGCCGCTGGCTTCCTCCCCATCGGCTTTGCCAATTCCGCGGTCGGCGAATATGCCGGCAGCATCTTCTGGATCGTGGCGATCGCGCTGGTCGCGTCCTGGTTCGTGGCGGTGATCTTCACGCCCTATATCGGCGTCATGCTGCTGCCCAACATCAAGGTGCACCACAATCACGATCCGCACGCGGTCTACGAGACCCGCATGTATCGGGGCCTGCGCGCCATCGTGCAATGGTGCGTCAATCACCGCATCACCGTGGTGGCTGCGACCGTCGGCGTCTTCATCGCCTCGATCGTCGGCTTCGGCCACGTCCAGCAGCAGTTCTTCCCGCTGTCCGAGCGCCCCGAGCTGTTCCTCCAGCTTCGCCTGCCCGAGGGCACCGCCTTCAACGTCACGGAAAAGGCGGTGAAGAAGGCCGAGACCATGCTCAAGGACGACAAGGACATCGAGACCTACACGGCCTATGTCGGGCAGGGCTCGCCGCGCTTCTGGCTCGGCCTCAATCCGCAGCTTCCGAATGAGGCTTTTGCCGAAATCGTCATCGTCGCAAAGGGCGTCGAGGCGCGCGAGCGCATCAAGGCCAAGCTTGAAAACGCCGTTGCCGACGGCGCGCTCAACGAGGCCCGCGTGCGCGTCGATCGTTTCAATTTCGGTCCCCCCGTTGGTTTTCCCGTGCAGTTTCGCGTGATCGGCCCCGACGCCAACAAGGTGCGCGAGATCGCCTACCAGGTCCGCGACGTCATGCGGCAGAACAAGAGCGTCAAGGACGTCCAGCTCGACTGGAACGAGCAGTCGCCTTACCTCAAGCTCGTCGTCGACCAGGATCGCGCCCGCGCCATGGGCCTGACCCCGCAGGACGTGTCGCAGGCGCTGTCGATGCTGATCTCGGGCTCACAGGTGACCACCGTGCGCGACGGCATCGAGAAGGTCGGTGTGGTCGCGCGCGCCGTCTCGTCCGAGCGGCTCGACCTCGGTGCAGTCGGCGATCTCACCATCACCTCGCGCAACGGCGTGGCCGTGCCGCTGCAACAGATCGCCAAGATCGAGTATGCCCACGAGGAGCCGATCATGTGGCGGCGTAACCGCGACATGGCGATTACCGTGCGTTCTGACGTCGTCGACGGCGTGCAGGCGCCCGACGTCACCGGCCAGATCGCGCCGAAGCTGAAGGCGATCAAGGACAATCTCGAGCCGGCCTACCGCATCGAGGCGGGCGGCGCGTTCGAGGAATCCGCCAAGGGCAACGCCTCGATCTTCATTCTCTTCCCGCTGATGGTCATGGTGATGCTGACGCTGCTGATGTTCCAGCTGCAGAGCTTCTCGCGCCTGATCCTGGTGTTCCTGACCGCGCCGCTCGGCATTGTCGGCGCCTCGTTCGGACTCAACATCGCCAACGCCCCGTTCGGCTTCGTGGCGCTGCTCGGCCTGATCGCGCTCGCCGGCATGATCATGCGCAACGCGGTCATCCTGGTGGACCAGATCGAGACCGACGTCTCGCACGGCCTGACCCGCCGCGAGGCCATCGTGGAGGCCACCGTCCGGCGCGCCCGTCCGGTGGTGCTGACGGCGCTCGCCGCCATCCTCGCTATGATCCCGCTGTCGCGCTCGGCGTTCTGGGGGCCGATGGCGATCACCATCATGGGCGGATTGTTCGTCGCGACCTTCCTGACGCTGCTGTACCTGCCGGGCCTCTACGCCCTCTGGTTCCGCAAGAGCCTGGATGAGGCGGGTACGCCCGAGCAGCCTGCCGCGCCGCAGCATGGGAGCGATGACCAGAACGCAATTTCGCTTGCTGAGGCGGCTGAATAA
- a CDS encoding TetR family transcriptional regulator produces the protein MTLVSEHIEGDTRDRILEVAERLFRQIGYLKTTVGDIAKELKMSPANVYRFFESKKAIHQAVARSLMGEVELEAQRIVARPGPVLPRFRELLTTINRMNTERYVGDNKLHEMVEIAMQEDWDVCVNHMECIAGVIGQMIAQGVASGEFEAPDLQLAALCACTAMMRFFHPQMIAQCATKPGPTIDQMIDFVIAGLSPRH, from the coding sequence ATGACACTGGTTTCGGAACATATCGAAGGTGACACCCGGGATCGTATTCTTGAGGTGGCCGAGCGGCTGTTCCGCCAGATCGGTTATCTCAAGACCACGGTCGGGGACATCGCCAAGGAGCTCAAGATGAGCCCCGCCAACGTTTATCGCTTTTTCGAATCGAAGAAGGCGATTCATCAGGCGGTGGCCCGCTCGCTGATGGGCGAGGTCGAGCTCGAAGCGCAGCGGATCGTGGCGAGGCCCGGTCCGGTACTGCCGCGCTTCCGCGAACTGCTCACCACCATCAATCGCATGAACACCGAGCGCTATGTCGGCGACAATAAGCTGCACGAGATGGTCGAGATCGCGATGCAGGAGGACTGGGACGTATGCGTCAACCACATGGAGTGCATTGCCGGGGTCATCGGCCAGATGATCGCGCAAGGCGTGGCCTCCGGCGAGTTCGAGGCTCCGGACCTGCAACTGGCCGCGCTCTGCGCCTGCACCGCGATGATGCGCTTTTTCCACCCCCAGATGATCGCCCAGTGTGCCACCAAGCCGGGCCCGACCATCGACCAGATGATCGATTTCGTCATCGCGGGATTGTCCCCGCGGCACTGA
- a CDS encoding flavin reductase family protein has translation MTDKDLHFYEPAKGHGLKHDPFNAIVAPRPIGWISSRDTNGHVNLAPYSFFNAFCYVPPIIGFSSTNWKDTVENIQQTGEFVWNLATMDLARHMNATAAHVGPEVDEFEVAGLTAVPGRLVNVPRVGESPVAFECKVSDIVRLKGADGKEANAWLTLGEVVAVHIDKAMIKDGVYQTAAARPIVRAGRSGDYFEIKPENMFEMVRPD, from the coding sequence GTGACCGACAAAGACCTGCACTTCTACGAGCCCGCCAAGGGCCACGGCCTCAAGCACGATCCCTTCAACGCCATCGTCGCGCCGCGGCCGATCGGCTGGATCTCGTCGCGCGACACCAACGGCCATGTCAACCTCGCGCCGTACAGCTTCTTCAATGCGTTCTGCTATGTCCCCCCGATCATCGGCTTCTCCTCCACAAACTGGAAGGACACGGTCGAGAACATCCAGCAGACAGGTGAGTTCGTCTGGAATCTCGCCACCATGGACTTGGCCAGGCACATGAACGCGACTGCGGCCCACGTCGGCCCTGAAGTCGACGAGTTCGAGGTCGCCGGCCTCACCGCCGTGCCCGGCAGGCTCGTCAACGTGCCGCGCGTCGGCGAAAGTCCGGTCGCCTTCGAATGCAAGGTGTCCGACATCGTCCGGCTCAAGGGCGCCGACGGCAAGGAAGCCAATGCCTGGCTGACGCTCGGCGAGGTCGTCGCTGTCCACATCGACAAGGCCATGATCAAGGATGGCGTCTACCAGACCGCCGCCGCCCGCCCGATCGTCCGGGCCGGCCGCAGCGGGGATTATTTCGAGATCAAGCCGGAAAACATGTTCGAGATGGTCCGGCCGGACTGA
- a CDS encoding acyl-CoA dehydrogenase produces the protein MSFRRDTLTKPIFSWARGVLPAMSDTEREALEAGDVWWDADLFTGNPDWSKLLKVPQATLTDEERAFLNGPVDELCAMLDEWKIFWEWRDLPPDVWHFIKREKFFGMIIPKEFGGLGFSPYAHSEVVRKISTRSIAAAVTVMVPNSLGPGELLMHFGTKEQQERWLPRLADGRDIPCFGLTSPEAGSDAASMVDTGIICKGSFEGQEVLGLKLNWHKRYITLGPVATLLGLAFKAYDPDHLVGSQEELGISVALIPTNLPGVEIGKRHLPSMQVFQNGPNWGRDVFIPLDYVIGGQARLGQGWKMLMTALAAGRGISLPSLSAAGAAYAARTTGAYARIREQFGISISKFEGVEEPLARIVATAYQLDAARRLTCAALNAGIHPAVISGIMKLHATERMRTAVDDAMDIHGGKAVIDGPQNYLGNLHRAVPVGITVEGANILTRNLIVFGQGAIRAHPYLLDEMNALADTDRERGLAAFDKAFWKHVGHSFETLLRAFGRSWSFGVFALAPDAGDARPFYRQLSRYSAAFALCADMALLTLGGALKRKEMLSARFGDILSELYLLSAALKRWQDEGRQKDDFAALEWCMATGFRTIENRLAEILANLPNRFVASILKFVVQPFGARVLGPSDRVVHQCASLVLEPSAARDRLTPDLAYVDDDGGFARLERAFNLVAGTDAIARRMRAAHMSDWKDAVAKGVITQAEGEQLATAREAVAKVIEVDDFAPEALSPIYKKTGDVHQFFQELGEQRAAS, from the coding sequence ATGAGCTTCCGCCGCGACACTTTGACAAAGCCGATTTTCTCCTGGGCGCGCGGCGTGCTGCCGGCGATGTCGGACACCGAGCGCGAGGCGCTGGAGGCCGGCGACGTCTGGTGGGACGCTGATCTCTTCACCGGCAACCCTGATTGGTCGAAGCTGCTCAAGGTCCCGCAGGCAACGCTGACCGACGAGGAGCGGGCCTTCCTCAACGGCCCCGTCGACGAGCTTTGCGCCATGCTCGACGAGTGGAAGATCTTTTGGGAATGGCGCGACCTGCCGCCCGATGTCTGGCACTTCATCAAACGCGAAAAATTCTTCGGCATGATCATTCCGAAGGAGTTCGGCGGCCTCGGCTTCTCGCCCTATGCGCATTCGGAAGTGGTTCGCAAGATCTCGACCCGCTCGATCGCCGCCGCGGTGACGGTGATGGTGCCGAACTCGTTAGGCCCCGGCGAGCTCCTGATGCACTTCGGCACGAAGGAGCAGCAGGAGCGCTGGCTGCCGCGTCTTGCCGATGGTCGCGACATTCCCTGCTTCGGCCTCACCAGCCCTGAGGCCGGCTCCGATGCCGCCTCGATGGTCGACACCGGCATCATCTGCAAGGGCAGCTTCGAGGGCCAGGAGGTGCTGGGTCTGAAGCTCAACTGGCACAAGCGCTACATCACGCTCGGTCCCGTCGCGACGCTGCTTGGCCTCGCCTTCAAGGCCTATGACCCCGATCATCTTGTGGGGAGCCAGGAAGAGCTCGGCATCAGCGTGGCGCTGATCCCGACCAACCTTCCCGGCGTCGAAATCGGCAAACGCCATCTGCCGTCGATGCAGGTGTTCCAGAACGGCCCGAATTGGGGCCGCGACGTTTTCATTCCGCTCGACTACGTCATCGGCGGCCAGGCGCGGCTGGGGCAGGGCTGGAAGATGCTGATGACGGCGCTCGCCGCCGGCCGCGGAATCTCGTTGCCGTCGCTCTCCGCCGCCGGCGCCGCCTATGCCGCCCGCACCACCGGCGCCTATGCCCGCATCCGCGAGCAGTTCGGTATCTCCATCTCCAAATTCGAGGGTGTCGAGGAGCCGCTCGCGCGCATCGTCGCGACCGCTTATCAGCTCGATGCGGCGCGACGGCTGACCTGCGCGGCACTGAATGCCGGGATCCATCCCGCCGTCATCTCGGGCATCATGAAGCTGCACGCGACCGAGCGGATGCGCACCGCGGTCGACGACGCCATGGACATCCATGGCGGCAAGGCCGTGATCGACGGCCCGCAAAACTATCTCGGCAATCTCCACCGCGCCGTCCCTGTCGGCATCACCGTCGAGGGCGCCAATATCCTCACCCGCAATCTCATCGTGTTCGGGCAAGGCGCCATCCGCGCCCATCCTTATCTGCTCGACGAGATGAATGCGCTCGCGGATACCGATCGCGAGCGTGGGCTCGCCGCCTTCGACAAGGCGTTCTGGAAGCATGTCGGCCACAGCTTCGAGACACTGTTGCGCGCGTTCGGCCGGAGCTGGAGCTTTGGTGTCTTCGCGCTTGCACCCGACGCCGGTGACGCCAGGCCATTCTATCGTCAGCTCTCGCGCTACTCCGCGGCGTTTGCCCTCTGTGCCGATATGGCGCTGCTGACGCTCGGCGGCGCGCTCAAGCGCAAGGAGATGCTGTCGGCGCGTTTCGGCGACATCCTGTCCGAGCTGTATCTGCTCTCTGCCGCGCTGAAACGCTGGCAGGACGAGGGGCGGCAGAAGGATGATTTTGCAGCGCTCGAATGGTGCATGGCGACGGGCTTTCGGACCATCGAGAACCGGCTTGCCGAGATTCTCGCCAATCTGCCGAACCGTTTCGTCGCAAGCATTCTCAAATTCGTGGTCCAGCCGTTCGGCGCCCGCGTGCTGGGTCCCTCCGACCGAGTGGTGCATCAATGCGCAAGCCTCGTGCTGGAGCCGTCGGCCGCGCGCGACCGCCTCACGCCCGACCTCGCTTATGTCGATGACGATGGCGGCTTCGCCCGGCTGGAGCGCGCTTTCAACCTGGTCGCAGGCACGGACGCCATCGCCAGGCGCATGCGCGCGGCTCATATGAGCGACTGGAAGGATGCGGTGGCCAAGGGCGTGATCACGCAAGCCGAGGGCGAGCAGCTGGCTACGGCCCGCGAAGCGGTCGCAAAGGTGATAGAGGTCGACGATTTTGCGCCGGAGGCGCTGTCGCCGATTTACAAGAAAACCGGCGACGTGCATCAGTTCTTCCAGGAACTCGGTGAACAGAGGGCGGCGAGCTGA
- a CDS encoding acetyl-CoA C-acetyltransferase yields MARPVFIVDGSRTPFLKARSGPGPFTPVDLAVQCGRPLLARQPFSPDTFDQVILGCVNVIADEMNPARVAALRLGMGEDMVAFTVQINCGSGMQSIDTAYRYIREGHADMILAGGTEALSHAPLVWPNSGVRWFAGLATAKGVAAKLAAAFKLRPRYLKPIIGLERGLTDPITDLNMGQTAEVVGHLFGITRAQSDAYAAESHRRLAHAQAEGFLKGEVETAFSRDGKFFDHDDGVRPDSTAEKLAKLRPVFERPWGQVTAGNSSQITDGASWVILASDEAVAKHRLTPKAVIVDSNWAALDPSIMGLGPVMSATPLLKRNDLTIQDVQTWELNEAFATQVLGCLAAWNDDKFCREILGLDGAAGEIDREKLNVDGGAISLGHPVGTSGNRIVLHLVNTMKRLGTRRGVATECIGGGLGGAMLIEAV; encoded by the coding sequence ATGGCACGACCGGTTTTCATCGTCGACGGCAGCCGGACGCCGTTTCTCAAAGCGCGTTCGGGGCCCGGTCCGTTCACGCCGGTCGATCTCGCCGTGCAATGCGGCCGGCCGCTGCTGGCGCGCCAGCCGTTTTCGCCCGATACATTCGACCAGGTCATCCTCGGCTGCGTCAACGTGATCGCGGACGAAATGAACCCGGCCCGCGTCGCCGCGCTCCGACTCGGCATGGGTGAGGACATGGTCGCGTTCACCGTGCAGATCAATTGCGGATCCGGCATGCAGTCGATCGACACCGCCTACCGCTACATCCGCGAGGGCCATGCCGACATGATCCTCGCCGGCGGCACCGAGGCTTTGAGCCACGCGCCGCTGGTCTGGCCCAATTCGGGCGTGCGCTGGTTTGCCGGCCTCGCCACCGCCAAGGGCGTCGCCGCGAAGCTTGCCGCAGCCTTCAAGCTGCGGCCGCGCTATCTCAAGCCGATCATCGGCCTGGAACGCGGGCTGACCGATCCCATTACCGATTTGAACATGGGCCAGACGGCCGAAGTCGTCGGCCATCTCTTCGGCATCACCCGCGCGCAGTCCGATGCCTATGCCGCCGAGAGCCATCGCCGGCTCGCGCATGCGCAGGCGGAAGGTTTTCTCAAGGGCGAAGTCGAAACCGCGTTCTCCCGCGACGGAAAATTCTTCGACCATGATGATGGCGTGCGGCCGGACTCGACGGCCGAGAAGCTTGCCAAGCTGAGGCCGGTGTTCGAGCGTCCCTGGGGCCAGGTCACGGCCGGCAATTCCTCGCAGATCACCGACGGCGCGTCCTGGGTGATCCTGGCGTCCGACGAAGCAGTCGCCAAGCACAGGCTGACGCCGAAGGCGGTCATCGTCGACAGCAACTGGGCCGCACTTGATCCAAGCATCATGGGTCTCGGTCCCGTGATGTCGGCGACGCCGCTGCTGAAGCGCAACGATCTCACCATTCAGGACGTCCAGACCTGGGAGCTCAATGAGGCGTTTGCCACCCAAGTGCTCGGCTGCCTCGCCGCCTGGAATGACGACAAATTCTGCCGCGAGATTTTGGGGCTCGATGGCGCTGCCGGCGAGATCGACCGCGAAAAACTCAATGTCGATGGCGGCGCTATCTCGCTCGGGCATCCCGTCGGCACCTCCGGAAACCGCATCGTGCTGCACCTCGTCAACACGATGAAGCGGCTCGGCACGCGGCGCGGCGTTGCCACCGAATGCATCGGCGGCGGGCTCGGCGGCGCCATGCTGATCGAGGCGGTGTGA
- a CDS encoding 3-hydroxyacyl-CoA dehydrogenase NAD-binding domain-containing protein, with the protein MDSKIMTALGDRVLELGPRPAADSPYKHFKLTRDADGVAWLLFDRTDSSANTLSPDVMEEFDSVLAAIETERPAGLVIRSAKPSGFIAGADVNEFRGADDAGMVETRIRAAHAVVDHLEALKLPTVAVIHGFCLGGGLEVALACQSRIAIDGARFGFPEVMLGLHPGLGGTARFTALVNPTQSMALMLTGRTIDARRAKSLGLVDTVTQERHVRNAVKDALFGRLKRARPGFLTRAANFGPVRGLMARRMRLEAAKAASREHYPAPYALIDLWETHGGSKAAMLRAEQASFAKLMVTPTAQNLIRVFFLREQMKKAAGSGNTIKHVHVIGAGAMGGDIAAWCAGQGLRVSLADMKAEPIAGAVKRAAELYGKIIRKPTEVRDALDRLIPDMDGESVRNADLIIEAVPEKLELKQKVYAGLEPRMKPGAILATNTSSIPLQDLRTTLARPERLVGLHFFNPVSRLQLVEVVSHGGNDTQVLKEALAFVGVIDRLPLSVKSSPGFLVNRALTPYMLEAMVMLDEKIDQRLIDAAAEQFGMPMGPIELADQVGLDICLDVGDMLRSKFGDLLPPTPAWLREKVAKGELGRKTGKGFYVWRDGKAEKAPLPETGPRVTDQMIDRLVLPMSNVCVAALREGIVDDADMVDGAMIFGTGYAPFRGGPLNYARTRGVDHVVSTLRALAGRFGERFAPDPGWDNFT; encoded by the coding sequence ATGGATTCCAAGATCATGACCGCGCTCGGCGACCGCGTGCTGGAGCTCGGGCCCAGGCCCGCTGCCGATAGTCCCTACAAGCACTTCAAGCTGACGCGCGACGCCGACGGCGTCGCCTGGCTGCTGTTCGATCGCACTGACTCCAGCGCCAATACGCTGTCCCCGGACGTGATGGAGGAGTTCGACTCCGTGTTGGCGGCAATTGAGACCGAGCGTCCGGCCGGCCTCGTGATCCGCTCCGCAAAACCGTCCGGCTTCATCGCGGGCGCCGACGTCAACGAATTTCGCGGTGCCGATGATGCCGGGATGGTGGAGACGCGGATCCGCGCCGCCCACGCGGTGGTCGACCATCTGGAAGCGCTGAAGCTGCCGACAGTCGCGGTGATCCACGGCTTCTGCCTCGGCGGCGGGCTCGAAGTCGCGCTCGCCTGCCAATCGCGCATCGCCATCGACGGCGCGCGCTTCGGCTTCCCGGAGGTGATGCTGGGCCTGCATCCCGGGCTCGGCGGCACCGCGCGTTTCACCGCGCTGGTCAATCCGACCCAATCGATGGCCCTGATGCTGACCGGCCGCACCATCGATGCCCGCCGCGCCAAATCGCTCGGCCTCGTCGACACCGTGACGCAGGAGCGCCACGTTCGCAATGCCGTCAAGGATGCGCTGTTCGGCCGCCTCAAGCGGGCGCGGCCGGGCTTTCTGACGCGTGCGGCCAATTTCGGCCCGGTGCGCGGGCTGATGGCCAGGCGGATGCGATTGGAGGCGGCGAAGGCCGCGTCCCGCGAGCATTATCCAGCACCCTATGCCTTGATCGATCTCTGGGAGACCCATGGCGGCAGCAAGGCCGCGATGCTCAGGGCAGAGCAGGCCTCGTTCGCCAAGTTGATGGTGACGCCGACCGCGCAGAATTTGATCCGCGTGTTCTTCCTGCGCGAGCAGATGAAGAAGGCGGCAGGCTCCGGCAACACGATCAAGCATGTCCACGTCATCGGCGCTGGCGCCATGGGTGGCGACATCGCGGCCTGGTGCGCGGGGCAGGGGCTGCGCGTCTCGCTCGCCGACATGAAGGCAGAGCCGATCGCGGGTGCAGTCAAGCGCGCCGCCGAGCTCTACGGCAAGATCATCCGCAAGCCGACCGAGGTGCGCGACGCGCTCGATCGCCTGATCCCCGACATGGATGGGGAGAGCGTCCGCAACGCGGATCTTATCATCGAGGCGGTCCCGGAGAAGCTCGAGCTGAAGCAGAAGGTCTATGCCGGGCTCGAGCCGCGGATGAAGCCGGGCGCGATTCTCGCGACCAACACGTCGAGCATTCCGCTCCAGGATTTGCGCACCACGCTGGCGCGGCCGGAGCGGCTGGTCGGCCTCCACTTCTTCAATCCGGTGTCGCGGTTGCAGCTGGTGGAAGTCGTCAGCCATGGCGGTAACGATACGCAGGTGCTGAAGGAGGCACTTGCTTTCGTCGGCGTGATCGATCGGCTGCCGTTGTCGGTGAAGAGCTCGCCGGGCTTCCTCGTCAACCGCGCGCTGACGCCCTACATGCTGGAAGCGATGGTGATGCTGGACGAGAAGATCGACCAGCGCCTGATCGACGCCGCCGCGGAGCAGTTCGGCATGCCGATGGGGCCGATCGAACTGGCCGACCAGGTCGGGCTCGACATTTGTCTCGACGTCGGCGACATGCTGCGCAGCAAGTTCGGCGATCTGCTGCCGCCGACGCCGGCGTGGCTGCGCGAGAAGGTCGCCAAGGGCGAGCTCGGCCGCAAGACCGGCAAGGGCTTTTACGTCTGGCGCGACGGCAAGGCCGAGAAGGCGCCGTTGCCCGAGACTGGTCCGCGCGTCACCGACCAGATGATCGACCGTCTGGTGCTGCCGATGTCCAACGTCTGCGTTGCGGCGCTTCGCGAGGGGATCGTCGATGATGCCGACATGGTGGATGGCGCCATGATCTTCGGCACCGGTTATGCACCGTTCCGTGGCGGTCCGTTGAACTATGCGCGCACGCGTGGCGTGGATCATGTCGTATCCACCTTGCGCGCACTGGCCGGGAGATTCGGCGAGCGCTTTGCGCCGGATCCGGGCTGGGACAATTTCACGTGA
- a CDS encoding acyl-CoA thioesterase, whose protein sequence is MNEQANAGPGGDLCIRTLAMPADTNANGDIFGGWLLSQMDVGGGVFASKVAKSRTVTVAIEAMNFRKAVYVGDLVSVYANLVRVGRTSMTVHLEAWALRRRELQPILVTDGNFTYVSIDDDGRPQTIQRNDPPIAT, encoded by the coding sequence ATGAACGAGCAAGCCAATGCCGGGCCGGGCGGCGATCTCTGCATCCGCACGCTGGCAATGCCTGCCGACACCAACGCAAACGGCGACATCTTCGGCGGCTGGCTGCTCAGCCAGATGGACGTCGGCGGCGGCGTGTTTGCGTCAAAGGTCGCAAAGTCGCGCACGGTGACCGTCGCCATCGAGGCGATGAATTTTCGCAAGGCCGTCTATGTCGGCGACCTCGTTTCGGTCTATGCCAATCTGGTTCGCGTCGGCCGCACCTCGATGACCGTGCATCTCGAAGCCTGGGCTCTGCGACGCAGGGAGCTCCAGCCGATCCTGGTGACCGACGGCAATTTCACTTACGTCTCGATCGACGATGACGGCCGTCCGCAAACAATCCAGAGAAACGATCCACCAATCGCGACGTAA
- a CDS encoding nuclear transport factor 2 family protein: MTTLNRDHAATTDHEAVAKNVEAFRLAQIAADPKALSALCSDDLSYSHSSGFLEDKAAFVANATDGKTEFLSITYKDPTIKIVGPAAIVRFHWLAEMMTGGQKVTNSLYILMNWQKQGDDWKLLSRAATKL; the protein is encoded by the coding sequence ATGACGACATTGAATCGCGATCATGCTGCCACGACAGACCACGAGGCGGTGGCAAAGAACGTCGAGGCATTTCGCCTCGCCCAGATCGCGGCCGATCCGAAGGCGCTCAGCGCGCTGTGCTCGGACGATCTGAGCTACAGCCATTCCAGCGGCTTCCTTGAGGACAAGGCGGCCTTCGTCGCCAACGCCACCGACGGCAAAACGGAATTCCTGTCGATTACGTACAAGGATCCGACCATCAAGATCGTCGGCCCCGCCGCGATCGTTCGCTTCCACTGGCTGGCCGAGATGATGACCGGCGGACAGAAAGTAACAAACAGCCTTTACATCCTGATGAACTGGCAGAAGCAGGGCGACGACTGGAAGCTGTTGTCGCGGGCAGCAACGAAGTTGTGA